One genomic window of Cupriavidus malaysiensis includes the following:
- a CDS encoding ABC transporter ATP-binding protein, which yields MSTPALSLANVTCTFVSRDDRSQRYTAVRDVTLDVQPGEFVSVVGPTGCGKSTLLNVGAGLLQPSSGEVRVFGERLTGINRRAGYMFQAEALMPWRSALDNVAAGLEFRGMPRAQALEQGEHWLRRVGLGGFGDRYPHQLSGGMRKRVSLAQTLVLDPDIILMDEPFSALDIQTRQLMENEVLELWAAKRKAVLFITHDLDEAIAMSDRVVVLSAGPGTHPIGEFTIDLPRPRDVAEIRNHARFVELHAAIWDVLREEVLKGYAQQRNAA from the coding sequence ATGAGTACTCCCGCACTTTCCCTTGCTAACGTCACCTGCACCTTCGTCTCGCGCGACGACCGCAGCCAGCGCTATACCGCCGTCCGCGACGTGACCCTGGACGTGCAGCCAGGTGAGTTCGTTTCCGTGGTGGGTCCCACCGGCTGCGGCAAGTCCACGCTGCTCAACGTCGGTGCCGGCCTGCTGCAGCCCTCCAGCGGCGAGGTGCGCGTCTTCGGCGAGCGGCTGACCGGCATCAACCGGCGCGCCGGCTACATGTTCCAGGCGGAGGCGCTGATGCCCTGGCGCAGCGCCCTCGACAACGTCGCCGCCGGCCTCGAGTTCCGCGGCATGCCGCGCGCGCAGGCCCTCGAGCAGGGCGAGCACTGGCTGCGCCGCGTCGGCCTGGGCGGTTTCGGCGACCGCTATCCCCATCAGCTGTCGGGCGGCATGCGCAAGCGCGTCAGCCTGGCCCAGACCCTGGTGCTCGACCCCGACATCATCCTGATGGACGAGCCGTTCTCGGCGCTCGATATCCAGACGCGGCAGCTGATGGAAAACGAGGTGCTCGAACTGTGGGCCGCCAAGCGCAAGGCGGTGCTGTTCATCACCCACGACCTCGACGAAGCGATCGCCATGAGCGATCGTGTGGTGGTGCTGTCGGCCGGTCCGGGCACGCATCCGATCGGCGAGTTCACCATCGACCTGCCGCGTCCGCGCGACGTGGCCGAGATCCGCAACCATGCGCGCTTCGTCGAACTGCACGCCGCCATCTGGGACGTGCTGCGCGAGGAAGTGCTCAAGGGCTACGCCCAGCAGCGCAACGCGGCCTGA
- a CDS encoding CaiB/BaiF CoA transferase family protein translates to MTRQILEGIRVLELGQLIAGPFAAKTLADFGAQIIKVEPPGQGDPLRKWRMLHEGTSVWWEAQSRNKQSVCVDLRQPEGQDLVRKLAAGADVLIENFRPGTMEKWGLGPEALHALNPRLIMLRVSGYGQTGPKKDEPGFAAVAEAMAGLRHLTGEPGRAPVRAGLSLGDTIAGLHGALGVLLALYERDARGGQGQVIDVALYESLFNLSESLLPEYSAFGAVRQPAGGALPGIAPSNAYPCASGEYVLVAANGDAIFKRLMHGIGRPDLAEDPALARNDGRVQRVDEIDAAIAAWTRTQTVEAALAVLRAAEVPSGRIYTVKDIAEDPHYRARGVIEQVTSAGGLSVEVPGIMPKLSASPGAIRERAPRLGEHTDTVLAQAGFDAATIADLRARGVIA, encoded by the coding sequence ATGACGCGACAGATCCTCGAAGGCATCCGGGTACTGGAACTCGGGCAATTGATCGCCGGCCCGTTCGCCGCCAAGACATTGGCCGACTTCGGCGCACAGATCATCAAGGTCGAGCCGCCCGGCCAGGGCGATCCGCTGCGCAAATGGCGCATGCTGCATGAGGGCACCTCGGTCTGGTGGGAAGCCCAGTCGCGCAACAAGCAATCGGTCTGCGTCGACCTGCGCCAGCCGGAAGGGCAGGACCTGGTGCGCAAGCTGGCCGCCGGGGCCGACGTGCTGATCGAGAACTTCCGCCCCGGCACGATGGAGAAATGGGGACTGGGCCCCGAAGCCCTGCACGCGCTGAATCCGCGCCTGATCATGCTGCGCGTGTCGGGCTACGGGCAGACCGGGCCGAAGAAGGACGAGCCGGGCTTCGCCGCAGTCGCCGAGGCCATGGCCGGCCTGCGCCACCTGACCGGCGAGCCGGGCCGTGCGCCGGTGCGCGCCGGGCTGTCGCTGGGCGACACCATCGCCGGGCTGCATGGGGCGCTCGGCGTACTGCTGGCGCTCTACGAGCGCGATGCGCGCGGCGGCCAGGGCCAGGTGATCGACGTGGCGCTGTACGAGTCGCTGTTCAACCTGAGCGAGAGCCTGCTGCCCGAGTATTCGGCTTTCGGCGCCGTGCGCCAGCCGGCCGGCGGTGCGCTGCCGGGCATTGCGCCCTCCAATGCCTACCCCTGCGCCAGCGGCGAGTACGTGCTGGTGGCGGCCAACGGCGACGCCATCTTCAAGCGCCTGATGCACGGTATCGGCCGCCCGGACCTGGCCGAGGATCCGGCACTCGCGCGCAACGACGGCCGCGTCCAGCGCGTCGACGAGATCGACGCCGCCATCGCGGCGTGGACGCGCACGCAGACCGTGGAAGCCGCGCTGGCCGTGCTGCGCGCCGCCGAGGTGCCGTCCGGACGCATCTATACGGTCAAGGATATTGCCGAAGACCCGCACTACCGTGCGCGCGGGGTGATCGAGCAGGTCACCTCGGCCGGTGGCCTGTCGGTGGAGGTGCCGGGCATCATGCCCAAGCTCTCCGCCAGCCCGGGTGCGATCCGGGAGCGCGCGCCCCGGCTCGGCGAGCACACCGACACGGTGCTGGCGCAGGCCGGCTTCGACGCCGCCACCATTGCCGACCTGCGTGCACGCGGGGTGATCGCATGA
- a CDS encoding Bug family tripartite tricarboxylate transporter substrate binding protein, translating into MLAGRRRRLSGALAWLALAGAGSFAARPVLAQDGAYPSRNVTLVVSAAAGGTTDIAARMIAEPLAKALGQPVVVDNRPGGAGSIAAQLVARARPDGYTLLLQYSGFHVITPLLVKNLSWDPVKDFAPVANVLSAPQVLVVRPGLPVKSLKELVAYAKAHPDKLNYASSGNGSLQHVSTELLKQMAGIEITHVPYKGTGPAMTDLLGGSVDLTITTPPPLMGHIQAGKLRPLVVTSKKRLPSLKDVPSAPEAGYPDLEVSSWFAMYAPAGTPKPVIDKLAAEIEKIMRSDAFRAKAEEMGAEAQFMGPQQLAQYQRGELARWAKVIKSADIHAE; encoded by the coding sequence ATGCTTGCCGGCCGTCGCCGGCGCCTGTCCGGTGCACTGGCATGGCTGGCCCTTGCCGGCGCCGGCAGCTTCGCCGCGCGGCCGGTTCTTGCCCAGGATGGTGCCTATCCGAGCCGCAACGTCACGCTGGTGGTGTCGGCCGCCGCCGGGGGCACCACGGACATCGCGGCGCGCATGATCGCCGAGCCGCTGGCCAAGGCGCTGGGCCAGCCGGTGGTGGTCGACAACCGGCCGGGTGGTGCCGGCAGCATCGCCGCGCAGCTCGTCGCTCGCGCCAGGCCGGACGGCTACACGCTGCTGCTGCAGTACTCGGGCTTCCACGTCATCACGCCGCTGCTGGTGAAGAACCTGAGCTGGGATCCGGTCAAGGACTTCGCGCCGGTGGCCAACGTGCTGTCGGCGCCCCAGGTGCTGGTGGTGCGGCCGGGCCTGCCGGTGAAGTCGCTCAAGGAGCTGGTTGCCTACGCCAAGGCGCACCCCGATAAGCTGAACTACGCCTCCTCGGGCAACGGCTCCCTGCAGCATGTCTCGACCGAGCTGCTCAAGCAGATGGCCGGCATCGAGATCACGCACGTGCCCTACAAGGGCACCGGCCCCGCCATGACCGATCTGCTCGGCGGCTCGGTGGACCTGACCATCACCACGCCGCCGCCGCTGATGGGGCATATCCAGGCCGGCAAGCTGCGCCCGCTGGTGGTGACGAGCAAGAAACGGCTGCCCAGCCTGAAGGACGTGCCATCGGCGCCGGAGGCGGGCTATCCCGACCTCGAGGTGTCGTCCTGGTTCGCCATGTACGCGCCGGCCGGTACGCCCAAGCCGGTGATCGACAAGCTGGCGGCCGAGATCGAGAAGATCATGCGCAGCGACGCGTTCCGCGCCAAGGCCGAGGAAATGGGGGCCGAAGCCCAGTTCATGGGGCCGCAGCAACTGGCGCAGTACCAGCGCGGCGAACTGGCACGCTGGGCCAAGGTGATCAAGAGCGCCGACATCCACGCCGAATGA
- a CDS encoding NADPH:quinone oxidoreductase family protein, translated as MKAVLCKAWGPPDSLVIETLPDLVPGAGEVVIDVKAAGVNFPDVLIIQNKYQAKPALPFSPGSELAGVVNAVGEGVTHVKPGDKVIAYLGNGAFASQAKAPASAVVPMPPGIDFDTAAAFTLTYGTSHHAVVDRGELKAGQTMLVLGAAGGVGLAAIEIGKAIGARVIAAASTDEKLAVCKEHGADALINYSTEDLRERVKALTDGKGPDVIYDPVGGIYAEPAFRSIAWRGRYLVVGFANGEIPKIPLNLALLKGASLVGVFWGEFVRREPKANQANMAQMLGWMKEGKIRPHISARYSLDQAPQALKDMEARKVTGKIVIVP; from the coding sequence ATGAAAGCCGTACTGTGCAAAGCCTGGGGACCGCCCGACTCGCTCGTGATCGAAACCCTGCCCGACCTCGTGCCGGGCGCCGGCGAAGTGGTCATCGACGTCAAGGCCGCGGGGGTCAACTTCCCCGACGTGCTCATCATCCAGAACAAGTACCAGGCCAAGCCGGCGCTGCCCTTCTCTCCGGGCTCCGAGCTGGCCGGCGTGGTCAATGCGGTCGGTGAAGGCGTGACCCACGTCAAGCCTGGCGACAAGGTCATCGCCTACCTGGGCAACGGCGCCTTCGCCTCGCAGGCCAAGGCGCCGGCCAGCGCCGTGGTGCCGATGCCGCCCGGCATCGACTTCGACACCGCGGCCGCATTCACCCTGACCTACGGCACCTCGCACCACGCGGTGGTCGACCGCGGCGAGCTCAAGGCCGGCCAGACCATGCTGGTGCTGGGTGCCGCTGGCGGCGTGGGACTTGCCGCGATCGAGATCGGCAAAGCCATCGGCGCCCGCGTGATCGCCGCCGCCTCGACCGACGAGAAGCTGGCAGTGTGCAAGGAGCACGGCGCCGACGCGCTGATCAACTACAGCACCGAAGACCTGCGCGAGCGCGTCAAGGCGCTGACCGATGGCAAGGGTCCGGATGTCATCTACGATCCGGTTGGCGGCATCTACGCCGAACCGGCCTTCCGCTCCATCGCCTGGCGCGGCCGCTACCTGGTGGTCGGCTTCGCCAACGGCGAGATCCCCAAGATCCCGCTGAACCTGGCCCTGCTCAAGGGCGCTTCGCTGGTCGGCGTGTTCTGGGGCGAGTTCGTGCGCCGCGAGCCCAAGGCCAACCAGGCCAATATGGCGCAGATGCTCGGCTGGATGAAGGAAGGCAAGATCCGCCCCCACATCTCGGCACGCTACTCCCTCGATCAGGCACCGCAGGCGCTCAAGGACATGGAAGCGCGCAAGGTGACCGGCAAGATCGTCATCGTGCCCTGA
- a CDS encoding LysR family transcriptional regulator, translating into MNLARFDLVTLGLFVAVARQGSISAGARQSHLAVAAASKRISDLEAAVGAPLFFRRASGVQLTEAGQACFHHALTILQDVERMAGVMSDYASGVRGQVRVCANTSAITQFLPDDLATFMRMHPTIRIELEELNSSEIVAALVENRADVGIFADRTPCEGLVTVEYRQDELVLVTPPGHPLSTRGPVRYADTLEFDFVSLPQVTSLAARLLEESSRLDRPFRLRIQVRSFDAMCRMVMAGLGVGVLPRIAAEPHVKSMGLSLVPLQDAWARRSLLIGMRDPAGLTVSGRLLISHLCGDRAPF; encoded by the coding sequence ATGAATCTCGCGCGCTTCGACCTCGTCACGCTCGGCCTGTTCGTCGCGGTGGCCCGGCAGGGCAGTATCTCGGCCGGGGCGCGCCAGTCGCACCTGGCCGTGGCGGCCGCCAGCAAGCGCATCTCCGACCTGGAGGCCGCGGTCGGCGCGCCGCTGTTCTTCCGCCGGGCTTCCGGCGTCCAGCTGACCGAGGCTGGCCAGGCCTGTTTCCATCACGCCCTGACCATTCTGCAGGACGTCGAGCGCATGGCCGGCGTCATGTCGGACTACGCCAGCGGCGTGCGCGGGCAGGTGCGGGTCTGCGCCAATACCTCGGCCATCACCCAGTTCCTGCCCGACGACCTTGCCACCTTCATGCGGATGCACCCGACCATCCGCATCGAACTGGAGGAGCTCAACAGCAGCGAGATCGTGGCCGCGCTGGTGGAGAACCGCGCCGATGTCGGCATCTTCGCCGACCGCACGCCGTGCGAGGGGCTGGTCACGGTCGAATACCGCCAGGACGAGCTGGTGCTGGTCACGCCGCCGGGCCACCCGCTCTCCACGCGCGGACCGGTGCGCTATGCCGACACCCTCGAATTCGACTTCGTCAGCCTGCCGCAGGTGACTTCGCTGGCCGCGCGCCTGCTCGAGGAGAGCAGCCGGCTGGACCGCCCGTTCCGCCTGCGCATCCAGGTGCGCAGCTTCGACGCCATGTGCCGCATGGTGATGGCCGGCCTGGGCGTGGGTGTGCTGCCGCGCATCGCGGCCGAGCCGCACGTCAAGTCCATGGGTTTGTCGCTGGTGCCACTGCAGGATGCCTGGGCGCGGCGCTCGCTGCTGATCGGCATGCGTGACCCGGCCGGCCTGACCGTGTCGGGACGGCTGCTGATTTCCCACCTGTGCGGAGACCGGGCGCCGTTCTGA
- a CDS encoding ABC transporter permease translates to MAFRKDSQGMLRIWQLLLLVVILGIWHAATRSQQVAFFFGEPLVVAQRIWSWFVVERDIYLHLGVTLAETVLAFGIGTASGLGVGLWLALSPFASAVLDPYIKAANSMPRVILAPIFGVWFGLGIWSKVALAVTLVFFIVFFNVYQGVKEVSPVVLANARMLGANRQQLLRHVYLPSATSWVFSSLHTSVGLAFVGAVVGEYLGSASGVGYLILQAEGTFDINTVFAGIVVLTAFALVLDGIVGLGEKRLMRWQPRSGETEKL, encoded by the coding sequence ATGGCATTCCGCAAAGACTCGCAAGGCATGCTGCGCATCTGGCAGCTGCTGCTCCTGGTGGTGATCCTGGGCATCTGGCACGCGGCCACGCGCTCGCAGCAGGTTGCCTTCTTCTTCGGCGAGCCGCTGGTGGTCGCGCAGCGTATCTGGAGCTGGTTCGTCGTCGAGCGCGACATCTACCTGCATCTCGGCGTGACGCTGGCCGAGACCGTGCTCGCCTTCGGCATCGGCACCGCGAGCGGGCTGGGTGTCGGCTTGTGGCTGGCGCTGAGCCCGTTCGCCTCGGCCGTGCTCGATCCCTACATCAAGGCCGCGAATTCCATGCCGCGCGTGATCCTCGCGCCGATCTTCGGCGTGTGGTTCGGGCTGGGCATCTGGTCCAAGGTGGCGCTGGCGGTGACACTGGTCTTCTTCATCGTCTTCTTCAACGTCTACCAGGGCGTCAAGGAGGTAAGCCCGGTGGTGCTGGCCAACGCGCGCATGCTCGGCGCCAACCGGCAGCAGCTGCTGCGCCACGTCTACCTGCCGAGCGCGACCAGCTGGGTCTTCTCCTCGCTGCACACCTCGGTGGGCCTGGCCTTCGTGGGCGCGGTGGTGGGCGAGTACCTGGGCTCGGCCAGCGGCGTCGGCTACCTGATCCTGCAGGCGGAAGGGACCTTCGACATCAACACGGTGTTCGCCGGCATCGTCGTGCTGACTGCGTTCGCCCTGGTGCTCGACGGGATCGTCGGTCTCGGCGAGAAACGGCTGATGCGCTGGCAGCCGCGCAGCGGCGAGACCGAGAAACTGTGA
- the surE gene encoding 5'/3'-nucleotidase SurE, with the protein MHILLANDDGYLAPGLAALHAALAPLGRITVIAPEQNHSGASNSLTLQRPLSVYDAREGVQKGFRFVNGTPTDCVHVALTGLLQDKPDLVVSGINQGQNMGEDVLYSGTVAAAIEGYLFGIPSIAFSQVDKGWDQLDSAARVARTIVERVIANPPAEPFLLNVNIPNLPYELLRGHRATRLGKRHPSQPVITQVNPRGETNYWIGPAGDARDASEGTDFHATANGFVSLTPLQLDLTHRGQLDQLSQWLP; encoded by the coding sequence ATGCATATCCTTCTCGCAAACGACGACGGTTACCTCGCGCCGGGCCTGGCGGCGCTGCATGCCGCGCTGGCCCCGCTTGGCCGCATCACGGTGATCGCGCCCGAGCAGAATCACAGCGGCGCATCGAACTCGCTGACGCTGCAGCGGCCGCTGTCGGTCTATGACGCGCGGGAAGGGGTGCAGAAGGGTTTCCGCTTCGTCAACGGCACGCCGACCGACTGCGTTCACGTCGCCTTGACGGGTTTGCTGCAGGACAAGCCGGACCTGGTGGTGTCGGGCATCAACCAGGGGCAGAACATGGGCGAGGACGTGCTCTACTCGGGCACGGTCGCAGCTGCCATCGAAGGCTACCTGTTCGGCATCCCCTCGATCGCCTTCTCGCAGGTGGACAAGGGCTGGGACCAGCTCGACAGCGCGGCCCGCGTGGCGCGTACCATCGTCGAGCGTGTCATTGCCAATCCGCCCGCGGAGCCCTTCCTGCTCAACGTCAACATCCCGAACCTGCCGTACGAGCTGCTGCGCGGCCACCGCGCGACGCGGCTGGGCAAGCGCCACCCATCGCAGCCGGTCATCACGCAGGTCAACCCGCGCGGCGAAACCAATTACTGGATCGGTCCGGCCGGCGACGCGCGCGATGCCAGCGAAGGCACGGATTTCCATGCCACCGCGAACGGTTTCGTCTCGCTGACGCCGCTGCAGCTGGACCTGACGCATCGCGGCCAGCTGGATCAGCTCAGCCAGTGGCTGCCGTAG
- a CDS encoding hydroxymethylglutaryl-CoA lyase: MNAAAFVRGAAHVEINEVAPRDGLQIEPLVVPTEAKLGFVDALSACGFARIEATSFTSARAIPALADAEAVMHRMQRVPGVRYTALVPNLRGLERALSCAPDELNLVMSASETHNRANLRMTRAQSLAQLEAMIAEAGKAGVPANVSLSTVFGCPFEGEVDDAEVLALAQRLAEAGAAGITLCDTTGMAYPDQVAHLCMAFQARLPAAALTIHLHNTRGMGLANALAAWQAGVTRFDAAAGGLGGCPYAPGASGNVSTEELVHMFAAMGVETGVDLGRLLQAVAGLPDMIGRDPGSQLLRAGPRLRTHRPPDWLAAHFAAAGAA; the protein is encoded by the coding sequence ATGAATGCCGCCGCGTTCGTGCGCGGCGCGGCGCACGTCGAGATCAACGAAGTGGCGCCGCGCGACGGGCTGCAGATCGAGCCGCTGGTGGTGCCGACCGAGGCCAAGCTGGGCTTTGTCGACGCCTTGTCCGCCTGCGGCTTCGCCCGCATCGAGGCAACCTCTTTCACCTCGGCGCGGGCCATCCCCGCGCTCGCCGATGCCGAGGCCGTGATGCACCGCATGCAGCGCGTCCCCGGCGTGCGCTACACCGCGCTGGTGCCCAACCTGCGCGGGCTGGAGCGCGCGCTGTCGTGTGCGCCCGACGAGCTGAACCTGGTGATGTCGGCCAGCGAGACCCACAACCGTGCCAACCTGCGCATGACGCGCGCGCAGTCGCTGGCCCAGCTCGAAGCGATGATCGCCGAGGCGGGCAAGGCCGGGGTGCCGGCCAACGTGTCCTTGTCGACGGTGTTCGGCTGCCCCTTCGAGGGCGAGGTGGACGATGCCGAGGTGCTGGCGCTGGCGCAGCGCCTGGCCGAGGCCGGCGCGGCGGGCATCACGCTGTGCGACACCACCGGCATGGCCTATCCCGACCAGGTCGCGCACCTGTGCATGGCGTTCCAGGCGCGGCTGCCGGCCGCCGCCCTGACCATCCACCTGCATAACACGCGCGGCATGGGTCTGGCCAACGCGCTGGCCGCCTGGCAGGCCGGCGTGACACGCTTCGATGCCGCTGCCGGTGGGCTGGGCGGCTGTCCGTACGCGCCGGGCGCGAGCGGTAATGTCAGCACCGAGGAATTGGTCCATATGTTCGCCGCCATGGGCGTGGAAACCGGCGTGGATCTCGGCCGCCTGCTGCAGGCCGTGGCCGGGCTGCCGGACATGATCGGGCGCGATCCCGGCAGCCAGCTGCTGCGAGCCGGCCCGCGCCTGCGCACGCACCGGCCGCCGGATTGGCTGGCCGCGCATTTCGCTGCGGCCGGCGCCGCCTGA
- a CDS encoding ABC transporter substrate-binding protein, giving the protein MDNKNSRRRVLLALSLAVAGLCAGGSAMAQAKLEKSKVTIAVGGKNLFYYLPLTIAERLGYFKDEGLDVQIVDFAGGAKALQAVVGGSADVVSGAYEHTLALQAKGQQYQEFVLQGRAPQIVLVVSNKTMPNYKSIADLRGKKIGVTAPGSSTNIMVNFVLAKAGLKPSDVSFIGVGASAGAVAAMRSGQIDAMANLDPVISMLTQKDEVKIASDTRTLKETQAVFGGNMPAGCLYASTAFIQQNPNTTQAMANAMVRALKWLQKAGPSDIVKTVPESYLLGDRALYLAAWEKVREAISPDGTMPADGPRTALNTLQQFDAEIRGKNIKLDTTYTNAFVQKANARYK; this is encoded by the coding sequence ATGGATAACAAGAATTCACGCAGGCGCGTCCTGCTGGCGCTGTCATTGGCCGTGGCCGGCCTGTGCGCCGGGGGCAGTGCGATGGCGCAGGCCAAGCTGGAGAAGAGCAAGGTCACCATCGCCGTGGGCGGCAAGAACCTGTTCTATTACCTGCCGCTGACCATCGCGGAGCGCCTGGGCTATTTCAAGGACGAAGGCCTGGACGTGCAGATCGTCGATTTCGCCGGCGGCGCCAAGGCACTGCAGGCGGTGGTGGGCGGCAGCGCCGATGTCGTCTCGGGAGCCTACGAACACACGCTGGCACTGCAGGCCAAGGGCCAGCAGTACCAGGAGTTCGTGCTGCAGGGCCGCGCGCCGCAGATCGTGCTGGTGGTGTCGAACAAGACCATGCCCAACTACAAGTCGATCGCCGACCTGAGGGGCAAGAAGATCGGTGTGACCGCGCCGGGCTCGTCCACCAACATCATGGTCAACTTCGTCCTGGCCAAGGCCGGCCTGAAACCGAGCGACGTGTCCTTCATCGGCGTAGGCGCCAGCGCGGGCGCGGTGGCGGCGATGCGCTCGGGCCAGATCGACGCGATGGCCAACCTCGATCCGGTGATCTCGATGCTGACGCAGAAGGACGAGGTCAAGATCGCCTCGGATACCCGCACGCTGAAGGAAACGCAGGCGGTGTTCGGCGGCAATATGCCGGCCGGCTGCCTCTATGCGTCGACCGCTTTCATCCAGCAGAACCCGAACACCACGCAGGCCATGGCCAACGCCATGGTGCGCGCGCTCAAGTGGCTGCAGAAGGCGGGCCCGTCGGATATCGTCAAGACGGTGCCGGAAAGCTATCTGCTGGGTGACCGGGCGCTCTACCTGGCGGCGTGGGAGAAGGTGCGCGAAGCCATCTCGCCGGACGGCACCATGCCGGCCGACGGTCCGCGCACGGCCCTGAACACGCTGCAGCAGTTCGACGCCGAGATCCGCGGAAAGAACATCAAGCTCGACACTACCTACACCAATGCCTTCGTGCAGAAGGCCAACGCCAGGTACAAGTAA
- the recR gene encoding recombination mediator RecR yields the protein MKGAPPTSLQALIEALRVLPGVGPKSAQRMAYHLLQHDREGARRLGDALRGAADGIHHCARCNTFTEQDVCETCLDAGRDASLLCVVETPADQVMIEQTLTYRGQYFVLMGRLSPLDGIGPREIHLDRLLARATDPALGGPVSEVIVATNFTSEGEATAHYVGEMLKARGLKVTRLARGVPVGGELEYVDAGTIARAVMDRRTL from the coding sequence ATGAAGGGCGCGCCGCCGACCTCGCTGCAGGCCCTGATCGAGGCGCTGCGGGTGCTGCCCGGCGTCGGGCCCAAGTCCGCCCAGCGCATGGCCTACCACCTGCTGCAGCACGACCGCGAAGGCGCGCGCCGGCTGGGCGATGCCCTGCGCGGCGCGGCCGATGGCATCCATCACTGCGCGCGCTGCAACACCTTCACCGAGCAGGATGTCTGCGAGACCTGCCTGGACGCGGGGCGCGACGCCTCGCTGCTGTGCGTGGTGGAAACACCCGCCGACCAGGTGATGATCGAACAGACCCTGACCTACCGCGGACAGTATTTCGTGCTGATGGGGCGGCTCTCGCCGCTGGACGGCATCGGCCCCCGCGAGATCCATCTCGACCGGCTGCTGGCACGCGCCACCGATCCCGCGCTCGGCGGCCCGGTGTCCGAGGTGATCGTCGCCACCAACTTCACCAGCGAGGGCGAGGCCACCGCCCACTATGTGGGCGAGATGCTCAAGGCCCGCGGCCTCAAGGTCACGCGCCTGGCGCGCGGCGTGCCGGTCGGCGGCGAGCTCGAGTACGTCGATGCCGGCACCATCGCGCGGGCGGTGATGGACCGCCGCACACTGTAG
- a CDS encoding sensor histidine kinase, whose amino-acid sequence MKAASLRLQLSLWLLVPLLTLLALDAWLTDRRATAAAHQAFDRTLDASLKAMREGVSLRDGRIEVELPYLALEVFESESGSCIYYRVRDEHGETVTGYDALPMPPGSDHPLYQTVFYDAEFRGEPLRMAAITLPLHDVGSARARLVWLLVAETIEPREQLAHEILIGSLLQELMLVTLALAIVWFGVRRGLRPLRRLSGAVAARGADELAPLEAAALPTEAKPLVVAINQYVERLHRMVQARKQFFADAAHQLKTPLAIVQAEAELALREQDPAALRAHLERVRGSVRQAAKEVEQLLSLSRLEPDSGYAPELRPLRLDTLAQAVALEWAPLARRDGVDLGFELAQAAVIDGQAELLQELLGNLLDNAIRYAGPHAEVTVRVGQGTTHAGDGAWLQVVDNGPGIDAGERERVCSRFYRGESGTARPGSGLGLSIVREIARLHRAHVDLAPTAGGGLTVTVLFPPGLGCADARD is encoded by the coding sequence ATGAAGGCCGCCAGCCTGCGGCTGCAACTGTCGCTGTGGCTGCTGGTGCCGCTGCTCACCCTGCTCGCGCTCGATGCCTGGTTGACCGACCGGCGCGCCACCGCGGCCGCGCACCAGGCCTTCGACCGCACGCTGGATGCCTCGCTCAAGGCGATGCGCGAAGGCGTCAGCCTGCGCGACGGCCGCATCGAAGTGGAGCTGCCCTACCTGGCGCTTGAGGTCTTCGAGTCCGAATCGGGCTCGTGCATCTACTACCGGGTGCGCGACGAGCATGGCGAGACCGTGACCGGCTACGATGCGCTGCCGATGCCGCCGGGCAGCGACCATCCGCTCTACCAGACCGTGTTCTACGATGCCGAATTCCGCGGCGAGCCACTGCGCATGGCAGCCATCACGCTGCCCTTGCACGACGTCGGCTCCGCCCGCGCGCGCTTGGTTTGGCTGCTGGTGGCCGAGACCATCGAGCCGCGCGAACAGCTCGCCCACGAGATCCTGATCGGCTCGCTGCTGCAGGAACTGATGCTGGTGACCCTCGCGCTGGCCATCGTATGGTTCGGCGTGCGGCGGGGCCTGCGGCCCTTGCGGCGCTTGTCCGGCGCGGTCGCCGCGCGCGGCGCCGACGAGCTGGCCCCGCTCGAAGCGGCGGCGCTGCCGACCGAGGCCAAGCCGCTGGTAGTGGCGATCAACCAGTATGTGGAGCGCCTGCACCGCATGGTGCAGGCGCGCAAGCAATTCTTCGCCGACGCGGCCCACCAGCTCAAGACACCGCTGGCCATCGTCCAGGCCGAGGCGGAACTCGCGCTGCGCGAACAGGACCCCGCGGCGCTGCGAGCCCATCTCGAGCGCGTGCGCGGCTCGGTACGGCAGGCGGCCAAGGAGGTGGAACAATTACTGTCGCTGTCCCGGCTGGAACCCGATAGCGGCTACGCGCCGGAGTTGCGCCCGCTGCGGCTGGACACGCTGGCGCAGGCGGTGGCGCTGGAGTGGGCACCGCTGGCACGCCGCGATGGCGTCGACCTGGGTTTCGAGCTCGCCCAGGCGGCTGTTATCGACGGACAGGCCGAGCTGCTGCAGGAACTGCTCGGTAACCTGCTCGATAACGCCATCCGCTATGCCGGCCCGCACGCCGAGGTCACGGTGCGGGTCGGACAAGGCACGACGCACGCCGGGGACGGTGCCTGGCTGCAGGTCGTCGACAACGGGCCGGGCATCGATGCCGGCGAACGCGAGCGCGTATGCTCCCGCTTCTATCGCGGCGAGAGCGGTACCGCACGACCTGGCAGCGGCCTGGGCCTGTCGATCGTGCGGGAGATCGCGCGGCTACATCGTGCGCATGTCGACCTGGCGCCGACAGCGGGGGGCGGCCTGACCGTCACCGTGCTGTTCCCGCCGGGTCTCGGATGCGCTGACGCAAGGGACTAG